One window of the Anoplolepis gracilipes chromosome 9, ASM4749672v1, whole genome shotgun sequence genome contains the following:
- the LOC140669582 gene encoding LHFPL tetraspan subfamily member 6 protein isoform X1, protein MTVLCVLWATLSTIASILACSGFYLPYWIQGRLLGKADAYFSSFRRCNYPRIRAPNATPEIVYECARYSSFWDIPSAWWQASTVTMGIGVAIAVIGALTLLAAASSFLPHILKTPKHTRILGSLQLLAAAMICGGLVMYPIGWDNREVRESCGKGANVYNLGKCSVSWSSHLLVGSVALLMLCFGLSFCAARHKPTNSHTDPLRI, encoded by the exons ATGACAGTGCTGTGCGTGCTGTGGGCTACTCTGTCCACCATAGCCTCGATTCTGGCGTGTTCCGGTTTTTACTTGCCTTACTGGATTCAG GGACGACTACTGGGAAAGGCGGACGCGTACTTCAGTTCCTTTCGGCGTTGCAACTACCCGCGAATCAGGGCACCCAACGCCACGCCTGAGATAGTTTACGAGTGCGCGAGGTACTCCAG CTTCTGGGATATACCGAGTGCCTGGTGGCAAGCGAGTACAGTTACGATGGGAATCGGCGTCGCGATTGCAGTGATCGGCGCCTTGACGCTTTTGGCAGCGGCGTCATCATTCCTCCCACACATTCTAAAAACGCCGAAACATACAAGAATTCTTGGTTCCTTGCAACTGCTGGCtg CAGCGATGATATGCGGCGGTCTAGTCATGTATCCCATCGGCTGGGATAATCGGGAAGTACGTGAATCTTGTGGAAAGGGAGCCAATGTTTACAATCTCG GGAAGTGCTCGGTGTCCTGGTCGAGCCACTTGCTCGTCGGCTCAGTGGCGTTGCTGATGCTATGTTTCGGCCTGAGCTTTTGCGCGGCGCGGCACAAGCCTACGAACTCGCACACGGATCCTCTGCGCATTTGA
- the LOC140669582 gene encoding LHFPL tetraspan subfamily member 6 protein isoform X2, with protein MTVLCVLWATLSTIASILACSGFYLPYWIQGRLLGKADAYFSSFRRCNYPRIRAPNATPEIVYECARYSSFWDIPSAWWQASTVTMGIGVAIAVIGALTLLAAASSFLPHILKTPKHTRILGSLQLLAAMICGGLVMYPIGWDNREVRESCGKGANVYNLGKCSVSWSSHLLVGSVALLMLCFGLSFCAARHKPTNSHTDPLRI; from the exons ATGACAGTGCTGTGCGTGCTGTGGGCTACTCTGTCCACCATAGCCTCGATTCTGGCGTGTTCCGGTTTTTACTTGCCTTACTGGATTCAG GGACGACTACTGGGAAAGGCGGACGCGTACTTCAGTTCCTTTCGGCGTTGCAACTACCCGCGAATCAGGGCACCCAACGCCACGCCTGAGATAGTTTACGAGTGCGCGAGGTACTCCAG CTTCTGGGATATACCGAGTGCCTGGTGGCAAGCGAGTACAGTTACGATGGGAATCGGCGTCGCGATTGCAGTGATCGGCGCCTTGACGCTTTTGGCAGCGGCGTCATCATTCCTCCCACACATTCTAAAAACGCCGAAACATACAAGAATTCTTGGTTCCTTGCAACTGCTGGCtg CGATGATATGCGGCGGTCTAGTCATGTATCCCATCGGCTGGGATAATCGGGAAGTACGTGAATCTTGTGGAAAGGGAGCCAATGTTTACAATCTCG GGAAGTGCTCGGTGTCCTGGTCGAGCCACTTGCTCGTCGGCTCAGTGGCGTTGCTGATGCTATGTTTCGGCCTGAGCTTTTGCGCGGCGCGGCACAAGCCTACGAACTCGCACACGGATCCTCTGCGCATTTGA
- the LOC140669582 gene encoding LHFPL tetraspan subfamily member 6 protein isoform X5 translates to MTVLCVLWATLSTIASILACSGFYLPYWIQGRLLGKADAYFSSFRRCNYPRIRAPNATPEIVYECARYSSFWDIPSAWWQASTVTMGIGVAIAVIGALTLLAAASSFLPHILKTPKHTRILGSLQLLAAAMICGGLVMYPIGWDNREVRESCGKGANVYNLAFP, encoded by the exons ATGACAGTGCTGTGCGTGCTGTGGGCTACTCTGTCCACCATAGCCTCGATTCTGGCGTGTTCCGGTTTTTACTTGCCTTACTGGATTCAG GGACGACTACTGGGAAAGGCGGACGCGTACTTCAGTTCCTTTCGGCGTTGCAACTACCCGCGAATCAGGGCACCCAACGCCACGCCTGAGATAGTTTACGAGTGCGCGAGGTACTCCAG CTTCTGGGATATACCGAGTGCCTGGTGGCAAGCGAGTACAGTTACGATGGGAATCGGCGTCGCGATTGCAGTGATCGGCGCCTTGACGCTTTTGGCAGCGGCGTCATCATTCCTCCCACACATTCTAAAAACGCCGAAACATACAAGAATTCTTGGTTCCTTGCAACTGCTGGCtg CAGCGATGATATGCGGCGGTCTAGTCATGTATCCCATCGGCTGGGATAATCGGGAAGTACGTGAATCTTGTGGAAAGGGAGCCAATGTTTACAATCTCG CGTTCCCGTAA
- the LOC140669582 gene encoding LHFPL tetraspan subfamily member 1 protein isoform X4: MTVLCVLWATLSTIASILACSGFYLPYWIQGRLLGKADAYFSSFRRCNYPRIRAPNATPEIVYECARYSSFWDIPSAWWQASTVTMGIGVAIAVIGALTLLAAASSFLPHILKTPKHTRILGSLQLLAGKCSVSWSSHLLVGSVALLMLCFGLSFCAARHKPTNSHTDPLRI, translated from the exons ATGACAGTGCTGTGCGTGCTGTGGGCTACTCTGTCCACCATAGCCTCGATTCTGGCGTGTTCCGGTTTTTACTTGCCTTACTGGATTCAG GGACGACTACTGGGAAAGGCGGACGCGTACTTCAGTTCCTTTCGGCGTTGCAACTACCCGCGAATCAGGGCACCCAACGCCACGCCTGAGATAGTTTACGAGTGCGCGAGGTACTCCAG CTTCTGGGATATACCGAGTGCCTGGTGGCAAGCGAGTACAGTTACGATGGGAATCGGCGTCGCGATTGCAGTGATCGGCGCCTTGACGCTTTTGGCAGCGGCGTCATCATTCCTCCCACACATTCTAAAAACGCCGAAACATACAAGAATTCTTGGTTCCTTGCAACTGCTGGCtg GGAAGTGCTCGGTGTCCTGGTCGAGCCACTTGCTCGTCGGCTCAGTGGCGTTGCTGATGCTATGTTTCGGCCTGAGCTTTTGCGCGGCGCGGCACAAGCCTACGAACTCGCACACGGATCCTCTGCGCATTTGA